In a single window of the Pseudomonas oryzihabitans genome:
- the ugpA gene encoding sn-glycerol-3-phosphate ABC transporter permease UgpA encodes MSTSRQVFPSGWLPYALLAPQLAITAVFFLWPAGKTLWYSLQSLDPFGLSSQFVGLDNFIQLFHDPLYLASFWTTLKFSALVTGCGLLVSLVFAALVDLVVRGSRLYQTLLLLPYAVAPAIAAVLWIFLFNPGLGLLTLLLEHYGYAWNHAQNAGQAMFLVVLASVWKQISYNFLFFFAALQSIPRSLVEAAAIDGAGPLRRFLQLSLPLIAPVSFFLLVVNLVYAFFDTFPVIDAATNGGPVQATTTLIYKIYREGFTGLDLSASAAQSVVLMLLVIVLTVLQFRYVERRVRYQ; translated from the coding sequence CCGCCGTGTTCTTTCTCTGGCCGGCCGGCAAGACGCTCTGGTATTCGCTACAGAGCCTCGACCCCTTCGGGCTCTCCAGCCAGTTCGTCGGCCTGGACAACTTCATTCAGCTGTTCCATGACCCCCTGTACCTGGCCTCCTTCTGGACCACCCTGAAGTTCAGCGCCCTGGTGACCGGCTGCGGCCTGCTGGTCTCCCTGGTCTTCGCCGCCCTGGTCGATCTGGTGGTGCGCGGTAGCCGGCTGTACCAGACCCTGCTGTTGCTGCCCTATGCGGTGGCTCCGGCCATCGCCGCGGTGCTGTGGATCTTTCTGTTCAACCCCGGCCTTGGCCTGCTCACCCTGCTGCTGGAGCACTACGGCTACGCCTGGAACCACGCCCAGAATGCCGGCCAGGCGATGTTCCTGGTGGTGCTCGCCTCGGTGTGGAAGCAGATCAGCTACAACTTCCTGTTCTTCTTCGCCGCGCTGCAATCCATCCCACGCTCGCTGGTGGAAGCCGCCGCCATCGATGGGGCCGGGCCGTTGCGCCGCTTCCTGCAGCTGTCCCTGCCGCTGATCGCGCCGGTGAGCTTCTTTCTGCTGGTGGTCAACCTGGTCTATGCCTTCTTCGACACCTTTCCGGTGATCGATGCGGCCACCAACGGCGGGCCGGTGCAGGCCACTACCACCCTGATCTACAAGATCTATCGCGAGGGCTTCACCGGTCTCGACCTTTCGGCCTCCGCCGCCCAGTCGGTGGTGCTGATGCTGCTGGTCATCGTGCTCACGGTGCTGCAGTTCCGCTATGTCGAACGCCGGGTACGCTATCAATGA
- a CDS encoding MFS transporter — translation MNAPPAIPRLVYLLALTIFALTTAEFMVAGMMPALATDLGVSIGQIGYLISWYALGMALGGPPLTLLLLALRLAEKSALLWLLSLYLIGAVVAALAASYPVMAAGRVLMGVASSASIGLCLTLGASLVTPDRRGRAASLVLSGLMLAPVFGVPGTVLIEQQAGWRASFWAVALLAACCTLLVGWCVPRAPAHAVGQLGRELRTLLSARLWAAYVTSGLIIGATFAGFSYFSPILIKVTGFAPTTIPWLLMGYGIANVLGNLLVGRLADRHTLKVQGVGLAVLALGFALFARGAEQPAVSLVALALIGVTGVALNPAMVARVMAAATPGPLVNTLHTSVITAGLAVGAWAGGAAIDAGQGLQAPLWVGLGMAVLGLLSLAPLAVRRSRLTASQPCEG, via the coding sequence ATGAATGCCCCACCCGCCATCCCTCGTCTCGTCTATCTGCTGGCCCTTACCATCTTCGCGCTGACCACCGCCGAATTCATGGTGGCCGGCATGATGCCGGCGCTGGCCACCGATCTCGGCGTTTCCATCGGCCAGATCGGCTATCTGATCTCCTGGTACGCCCTGGGCATGGCCCTGGGTGGTCCCCCGCTGACCCTGCTGCTGCTGGCGTTGCGGCTGGCCGAAAAGTCGGCGCTGCTGTGGCTGCTGTCGCTCTATCTGATCGGTGCCGTGGTGGCCGCGCTGGCCGCCAGCTATCCGGTGATGGCGGCGGGTCGAGTGCTCATGGGGGTCGCCAGCTCCGCCAGCATCGGCCTGTGCCTGACCCTGGGTGCCTCCCTGGTCACGCCGGACCGCCGCGGACGGGCGGCCTCGCTGGTGCTGTCCGGTCTCATGCTGGCGCCCGTCTTCGGTGTGCCGGGTACGGTATTGATCGAGCAACAGGCCGGCTGGCGGGCCAGCTTCTGGGCGGTCGCGCTACTGGCAGCCTGCTGCACCCTGCTGGTCGGCTGGTGCGTGCCTCGTGCACCGGCCCACGCCGTCGGGCAGCTGGGCCGGGAACTCCGTACCCTGCTCAGTGCCAGGCTTTGGGCCGCCTACGTGACCAGTGGCCTGATCATCGGCGCGACCTTCGCGGGGTTCAGTTATTTCTCACCCATCCTCATCAAGGTGACCGGATTCGCGCCCACTACCATTCCCTGGTTGCTGATGGGCTATGGCATCGCCAATGTGCTGGGCAATCTACTGGTAGGCCGCTTGGCCGATCGTCACACCCTGAAGGTCCAGGGCGTTGGCCTGGCCGTGCTGGCTCTGGGTTTCGCCCTGTTCGCTCGCGGCGCTGAACAGCCGGCTGTCAGCCTGGTGGCCCTGGCGCTCATCGGCGTGACCGGGGTGGCGCTCAATCCGGCGATGGTCGCCCGGGTAATGGCTGCGGCGACGCCAGGGCCACTGGTCAACACCCTGCATACCTCGGTGATCACGGCGGGACTGGCGGTGGGAGCCTGGGCGGGCGGTGCGGCCATTGACGCCGGCCAGGGCCTGCAAGCCCCGCTGTGGGTCGGTCTGGGGATGGCGGTGCTGGGTCTGCTCAGTCTGGCCCCGCTGGCCGTGAGGCGGAGTCGTCTCACGGCCAGCCAGCCGTGCGAAGGGTGA
- the sbcD gene encoding exonuclease subunit SbcD, whose product MRLLHTSDWHLGQHFLGRTRETEHRAFLAWLVAQVEEQAVDVVLVAGDIFDTATPPSYARELYNGFIVALRGTGASLVVLGGNHDSAAVLAESRELLACLDTRVIPCVSETPADQLLELRRRDGEIGALLCGIPFVRPRDVVQSQAGQSADEKRQALQQAIQGHYAELHGLAEARRAELGVALPIIATGHLTTVGASASESVREIYVGSLDAFPTSAFPPADYIALGHIHRPQRVGGLEQVRYSGSPLCLSFDEERAKEVLLVEFGTGLEQVTPLAVPCFQPLAVVQGTLDTLGAALAQAAADGSPECPVWVEVVVAGDDYLADLQPRITALVAELPLEVLRVRRARSTVAPTLQSVQRETLDELSPLDVFSQRLAEETLDDELRTRLEGLYREVLGELPT is encoded by the coding sequence CTGCGCCTGCTGCACACCTCCGACTGGCACCTGGGGCAGCACTTTCTCGGCCGCACCCGCGAGACCGAGCATCGCGCCTTTCTTGCCTGGCTGGTGGCTCAGGTGGAGGAGCAGGCGGTGGACGTGGTGCTGGTGGCAGGGGACATCTTCGATACCGCCACCCCACCGAGCTATGCCCGCGAGTTGTACAACGGCTTCATCGTCGCCCTGCGTGGCACCGGCGCCAGCCTGGTGGTGCTCGGCGGCAACCATGATTCGGCCGCGGTGCTGGCCGAGTCCCGCGAATTGCTGGCCTGCCTGGACACCCGGGTGATCCCCTGTGTCAGCGAGACGCCGGCGGATCAACTGCTGGAATTGCGTCGCCGTGATGGCGAAATCGGCGCGCTGCTCTGTGGCATTCCCTTCGTCCGGCCGCGTGACGTGGTGCAGAGCCAGGCAGGGCAAAGCGCTGATGAAAAGCGCCAGGCGCTGCAACAGGCCATCCAGGGGCACTATGCCGAACTCCATGGCCTGGCCGAGGCACGTCGCGCCGAGCTGGGCGTCGCCCTGCCGATCATCGCCACCGGTCACCTGACCACCGTGGGTGCCAGCGCCAGCGAGTCGGTGCGGGAGATCTACGTCGGCAGCCTCGATGCCTTTCCCACCAGCGCCTTTCCGCCGGCGGACTACATCGCTCTCGGCCACATCCACCGGCCCCAGCGGGTCGGGGGGCTGGAGCAGGTGCGCTACAGTGGTTCGCCCCTGTGCCTGAGCTTCGACGAAGAGCGCGCCAAGGAGGTCCTACTGGTGGAGTTCGGCACGGGTCTGGAGCAGGTCACGCCACTGGCGGTACCCTGTTTCCAGCCCCTGGCGGTGGTGCAGGGCACTCTGGATACCCTGGGCGCGGCCCTGGCTCAGGCGGCCGCTGACGGCAGTCCCGAGTGTCCGGTGTGGGTCGAGGTGGTGGTGGCCGGTGACGACTACCTGGCCGATCTGCAACCACGCATCACGGCCCTGGTAGCCGAGTTGCCGCTGGAGGTGCTACGCGTCCGCCGGGCACGTAGTACGGTGGCGCCGACCCTGCAGAGCGTCCAGCGCGAGACGCTGGATGAACTCAGCCCGTTGGACGTCTTCAGCCAGCGCCTGGCCGAGGAGACCCTCGACGACGAGCTGCGCACCCGGCTGGAAGGCCTTTACCGCGAGGTTCTTGGCGAGTTGCCGACCTGA
- a CDS encoding SRPBCC family protein produces the protein MHDLSQPLAATRHERSDNQVPNVQGTERVVSLLGGGLLILGGLRRGGLAGCVKMALGAMALSRGVRQRCELKAALQPSPFEQALAERWGWRNPTAIQRSVTVARPREEVFAYCADLQKLRELLPFVDRIELGADGDSHWHASGPLGRTLNWTLEQSERRENEFLLWSTVPGTFMAHKASLTFSDAPQGRGTLVQVVLACEAPAGLLGHAVTEGISRFTGKAVNLGLRRLKQQLETGEIATPEVSRSGRPLAPPHPPVTRPADEPSADIDAGLGTPGRAN, from the coding sequence ATGCACGACCTATCCCAACCCCTCGCCGCCACGCGCCATGAGCGTTCCGACAACCAGGTCCCCAACGTCCAGGGCACCGAACGTGTGGTTTCCCTGCTCGGCGGCGGTCTGCTGATCCTTGGCGGCCTGCGCCGCGGTGGCCTGGCCGGCTGCGTGAAGATGGCCCTGGGCGCCATGGCCCTCAGCCGGGGCGTGCGTCAGCGCTGCGAGCTCAAGGCCGCGCTGCAGCCGTCGCCCTTCGAGCAGGCCCTGGCCGAGCGCTGGGGCTGGCGCAATCCCACCGCCATCCAGCGCAGCGTCACCGTCGCGCGGCCGCGTGAAGAGGTGTTCGCCTACTGCGCCGACCTGCAAAAGCTGCGCGAGCTGCTGCCCTTCGTCGACCGCATCGAACTAGGCGCCGATGGCGACAGCCACTGGCATGCCTCCGGTCCCCTGGGTCGTACCCTGAACTGGACCCTGGAGCAGAGCGAGCGCCGCGAGAACGAGTTCCTGCTGTGGAGTACCGTGCCCGGCACCTTCATGGCGCACAAGGCCAGCCTGACCTTCAGCGATGCGCCCCAGGGCCGTGGCACCCTGGTGCAGGTCGTGCTGGCCTGCGAAGCCCCGGCCGGCCTGCTCGGCCATGCCGTCACCGAGGGCATCAGCCGCTTCACCGGCAAGGCGGTCAACCTCGGCCTGCGCCGCCTCAAGCAGCAACTGGAAACTGGCGAGATCGCTACCCCCGAGGTCTCGCGCAGCGGTCGCCCGCTGGCGCCACCCCATCCGCCGGTGACTCGCCCGGCCGACGAACCCTCGGCTGACATCGACGCCGGCCTCGGTACTCCGGGGAGGGCGAACTGA
- a CDS encoding sn-glycerol-3-phosphate import ATP-binding protein UgpC — translation MAKLELRAVSKSWNGGKTQVIQPLDLEVADGEFIVLVGPSGCGKSTLLRLVAGLERVSAGSIHIGGTDVTALEPKARGIAMVFQNYALYPHMSVAENLAWGLKIAGLGRAEIASRVKEAARILELDKLLERRPRELSGGQRQRVAMGRAMVRDPAVFLFDEPLSNLDAKLRVQMRLELQQLHQRLNTTSLYVTHDQVEAMTLAQRVVVMQGGVVEQLGTPVEVYERPATRFVASFIGSPAMNLLDGQVNAAGSHCELPGGLGLPLGPGYRHLAGRSISLGIRPEHLQPCGDPGQGLPLVVHTLEILGADNLAHGRWGDQSLVVRLPHQQRPAPGSLLQLRVPEEHLHLFDAISGQRLEPQG, via the coding sequence ATGGCAAAACTCGAACTAAGAGCCGTTTCCAAGAGCTGGAACGGTGGCAAGACCCAGGTGATCCAGCCCCTCGACCTGGAGGTGGCGGACGGCGAGTTCATCGTACTGGTGGGGCCCTCGGGCTGCGGCAAGTCCACCCTGCTGCGACTGGTGGCCGGCCTGGAACGGGTCAGTGCCGGCAGCATCCATATCGGCGGAACCGACGTGACCGCGCTTGAACCCAAGGCGCGCGGCATCGCCATGGTGTTCCAGAACTATGCCCTCTATCCGCACATGAGCGTGGCCGAGAACCTGGCCTGGGGCCTGAAGATCGCCGGTCTCGGCCGCGCCGAGATCGCCAGCCGGGTCAAGGAGGCGGCGCGCATCCTGGAACTCGACAAGCTGCTCGAACGCCGGCCGCGGGAACTGTCCGGTGGCCAGCGACAGCGGGTGGCCATGGGTCGCGCCATGGTGCGCGATCCGGCGGTGTTCCTGTTCGACGAGCCGCTGTCCAACCTGGACGCCAAGCTACGCGTGCAGATGCGCCTGGAGCTGCAGCAGCTGCACCAGCGCCTCAATACCACCAGCCTCTATGTGACCCATGACCAGGTGGAGGCCATGACCCTGGCCCAGCGGGTGGTGGTCATGCAGGGTGGGGTGGTCGAGCAGCTCGGTACGCCAGTGGAGGTCTATGAGCGCCCGGCGACGCGCTTCGTCGCCAGCTTCATCGGCAGTCCGGCGATGAACCTGCTGGACGGCCAGGTGAACGCCGCCGGCAGTCACTGCGAATTGCCGGGTGGCCTGGGGCTACCCTTGGGTCCGGGCTATCGCCATCTGGCCGGGCGCTCGATCAGCCTGGGCATCCGGCCCGAACATCTGCAGCCCTGCGGCGATCCGGGGCAGGGGCTGCCACTGGTGGTCCACACGCTGGAGATCCTTGGCGCCGACAACCTGGCCCATGGCCGCTGGGGCGACCAGTCGCTGGTCGTGCGCCTGCCCCATCAGCAACGCCCGGCGCCGGGTAGCCTGCTGCAGCTGCGCGTGCCGGAAGAGCACCTGCATCTGTTCGATGCCATCTCCGGGCAGCGCCTCGAACCCCAGGGTTGA
- a CDS encoding AAA family ATPase: MKILTLRLKNLNSLKGEWKIDFTAEPFASSGLFAITGPTGAGKTTLLDAICLALYHRTPRMSKVGGESNELMTRHTGDCLAEVEFAVRGERYRAFWSQRRARDRADGALQPPKVELARLDGIILAEKTGDKLRLTEELTGLDFERFTRSMLLAQGGFAAFLEASASQRAELLEELTGTAVYGQISQRVYERAREAKGVLEGLRQRVAGVEVLDDERRQALAAEGASLAAREGQLSEDLKTWQTQRQWLTALEQAAAGEQEAQARLAGAQQAWDAAEPRRQRLAAAEPAARLLPIEQAWREAEAREQRSQEEGAQLDQRIQSLATRRAAALADGLGASLEQLRQAETDQARILDEQRRLDASLAERTGHAELGERLGDWRSQLALRDERAEALARLTRRQQEQTRQLQLLAEEREAQQVAVARAREQATQAQAAEQAQDERWQAALDGRDEKAWRALWQAALGRVNEVDQLDQLVERQRQLQTQLERLARSQGDRQRQHGEHQVRLDALRGRYREVAQQVREREKLLEQERVIRSLEAQRADLRPDEPCPLCGSRDHPAVADYAALDVSATQTALQEARTELERLTQEGKELGEALVALKTQLDQANEQQTEASQQLEQLGELWRQRCTALGADPEAPGAVAELRRRQDQELARIQQVLATLDGLRQQGEENRQEALRLARQQADAEQRLALAEAAWERARQGLAEGAEEQRAAQTQQTTAERQLAEDLALWGYELPSRAAEWLDQREQEWRRWQADRQRAQELQQQSKDIAQRLASLAPLVATWRERAADIAPTTVAPEAAATLLGEAIATWEECREQGAALQGSRQALNERLAGETHLAREAGERWEAALAASAFADAEAWRAAQLDDSERNALDEERTRLETALTESRALAGAARERHASLGAVPLTERTAAELDADLAAATAELRTLGQRQGEVGATLREDDRRRDGLQALLSEIAAQERDHDLWQHLNGLIGSADGAKFRKFAQGLTLDHLVHLANDQLRRLHGRYQLIRRQAAELELQILDTWQADALRDIRTLSGGESFLVSLALALALSDLVSQRTGIDSLFLDEGFGTLDGETLEVALDALDQLNAGGKTIGIISHVEALKERIPVQLKVRKGVGLGHSGLERRYAVEKNATE; the protein is encoded by the coding sequence ATGAAGATCCTCACCCTGCGCCTGAAGAATCTCAATTCCCTCAAGGGTGAGTGGAAGATCGACTTCACCGCCGAACCCTTCGCCAGCAGTGGCCTGTTTGCTATCACCGGGCCGACCGGGGCGGGCAAGACCACCCTGTTGGATGCCATCTGTCTCGCGCTCTATCACCGCACCCCGCGCATGAGCAAGGTGGGCGGCGAAAGCAACGAACTCATGACCCGCCATACCGGCGATTGCCTCGCCGAGGTGGAATTCGCCGTGCGTGGCGAGCGCTATCGGGCCTTCTGGAGTCAGCGACGGGCCCGGGATCGCGCCGATGGCGCGTTGCAGCCGCCCAAGGTCGAGCTGGCCCGACTCGACGGCATCATCCTCGCCGAAAAGACCGGCGATAAGCTCAGGCTCACCGAAGAACTCACCGGCCTAGACTTCGAGCGTTTCACCCGCTCCATGCTGCTGGCCCAGGGTGGCTTCGCCGCTTTCCTGGAGGCCAGTGCCAGTCAACGTGCCGAACTCCTCGAAGAGCTGACCGGGACCGCCGTGTACGGCCAGATCTCCCAGCGGGTCTACGAGCGCGCGCGAGAGGCCAAGGGCGTGCTGGAAGGCCTGCGCCAGCGTGTCGCGGGCGTGGAAGTATTGGACGACGAACGCCGCCAGGCGCTGGCCGCCGAGGGTGCCAGCCTGGCCGCTCGCGAGGGCCAATTGAGTGAAGACCTCAAGACCTGGCAGACCCAGCGGCAATGGCTGACCGCATTGGAGCAGGCGGCGGCGGGGGAGCAGGAGGCCCAGGCGCGCCTGGCCGGGGCGCAGCAGGCCTGGGACGCCGCCGAGCCGCGACGCCAGCGCTTGGCGGCGGCTGAACCGGCGGCCCGGCTGCTGCCCATCGAGCAGGCATGGCGCGAGGCCGAGGCGCGCGAACAACGCAGCCAGGAAGAAGGGGCGCAACTCGATCAGCGCATCCAGAGCCTGGCCACTCGCCGCGCTGCTGCGCTGGCCGACGGCCTGGGCGCCAGTCTCGAACAGCTGCGTCAGGCCGAGACGGACCAGGCGCGCATCCTCGACGAGCAACGGCGCCTGGACGCCAGCCTGGCCGAGCGTACCGGCCATGCCGAGCTGGGCGAGCGCCTGGGCGACTGGCGCAGTCAGTTGGCCCTGCGCGACGAAAGAGCCGAGGCGCTGGCGCGTCTGACCCGGCGCCAACAGGAACAGACCCGTCAGCTGCAGCTCCTGGCCGAGGAGCGCGAGGCCCAGCAGGTCGCGGTGGCGCGCGCCCGCGAGCAGGCCACCCAGGCCCAGGCGGCGGAGCAGGCCCAGGACGAGCGCTGGCAGGCCGCGCTGGACGGGCGCGACGAAAAGGCCTGGCGTGCGCTCTGGCAGGCCGCGCTCGGACGAGTCAACGAAGTGGACCAGCTGGATCAGCTGGTCGAACGCCAGCGGCAACTGCAGACCCAGCTAGAGCGCCTGGCGCGCAGCCAGGGCGATCGCCAGCGTCAGCATGGCGAACACCAGGTGCGGCTGGACGCCCTGCGCGGTCGCTACCGCGAAGTGGCCCAGCAGGTGCGCGAGCGCGAAAAGCTGCTGGAACAGGAAAGGGTCATTCGCAGCCTGGAAGCCCAGCGCGCCGACTTGCGGCCCGACGAACCCTGCCCGCTGTGCGGTTCCCGCGACCATCCGGCGGTGGCCGACTATGCCGCCCTGGACGTCTCGGCCACCCAGACGGCCCTGCAGGAGGCCCGGACCGAACTGGAGCGGCTGACCCAGGAGGGCAAGGAACTGGGTGAGGCCCTGGTCGCCCTCAAAACGCAGCTCGACCAGGCCAATGAGCAGCAGACCGAGGCCAGCCAACAGCTGGAGCAACTGGGCGAACTCTGGCGCCAGCGCTGCACGGCGCTGGGCGCCGACCCCGAGGCGCCCGGTGCGGTGGCCGAGTTGCGGCGGCGGCAGGATCAGGAGCTGGCGCGTATCCAGCAGGTGCTCGCCACCCTGGATGGTTTGCGCCAGCAGGGCGAGGAGAATCGGCAGGAAGCCCTGCGCCTGGCGCGCCAGCAGGCCGATGCCGAACAGCGCCTGGCCCTGGCCGAGGCGGCCTGGGAGCGGGCACGTCAAGGCCTGGCCGAAGGCGCCGAGGAACAGCGCGCGGCCCAGACGCAGCAGACCACGGCGGAGCGCCAGCTGGCCGAGGACCTGGCCCTTTGGGGCTACGAGCTGCCCAGTCGCGCCGCCGAGTGGCTGGACCAGCGCGAACAGGAATGGCGTCGCTGGCAAGCCGATCGCCAGCGCGCGCAGGAGCTGCAGCAGCAATCGAAGGATATCGCTCAGCGCCTGGCCAGCCTGGCGCCCCTGGTAGCGACCTGGCGCGAGCGTGCCGCGGACATCGCACCGACCACGGTGGCACCGGAGGCCGCAGCGACGCTTCTGGGCGAGGCCATCGCGACCTGGGAGGAGTGCCGTGAACAGGGTGCGGCCCTACAGGGTAGCCGGCAGGCCCTGAACGAGCGATTGGCCGGAGAGACGCATCTGGCCCGTGAGGCGGGCGAACGCTGGGAAGCGGCCCTGGCCGCCAGCGCCTTCGCGGATGCCGAGGCCTGGCGCGCCGCGCAACTGGACGATAGCGAGCGCAATGCCCTGGACGAGGAGCGTACCCGCCTCGAGACCGCCCTGACCGAGTCGCGTGCCCTGGCCGGAGCCGCCCGGGAACGGCATGCCAGCCTAGGCGCCGTACCCCTTACCGAGCGCACCGCTGCCGAGCTGGATGCCGATCTGGCTGCCGCCACCGCCGAACTCCGCACCCTTGGTCAGCGCCAGGGCGAGGTCGGTGCGACCCTGCGCGAAGACGACCGCCGACGCGACGGCCTGCAGGCCCTGCTGAGCGAGATCGCCGCCCAGGAGCGCGATCATGACCTCTGGCAGCACCTCAACGGCCTGATCGGTTCGGCCGATGGCGCCAAGTTCCGCAAGTTCGCCCAGGGGCTGACCCTGGATCACCTGGTGCACCTGGCGAACGACCAGCTCAGGCGTCTGCACGGCCGCTACCAGTTGATCCGGCGGCAGGCGGCGGAGCTGGAGCTGCAGATCCTCGATACCTGGCAGGCCGATGCCCTGCGCGACATCCGTACCCTTTCCGGCGGTGAGAGCTTCCTGGTCAGCCTGGCCTTGGCGCTGGCCCTGTCGGATCTGGTCAGCCAGCGCACCGGCATCGATTCGCTGTTTCTCGACGAGGGCTTCGGCACCCTCGATGGCGAGACCCTGGAGGTCGCCCTCGATGCCCTGGACCAGCTCAATGCCGGCGGCAAGACCATTGGCATCATCAGCCACGTGGAGGCGCTCAAGGAGCGCATTCCCGTGCAGCTCAAGGTGCGCAAGGGTGTCGGTCTGGGCCATAGCGGTCTGGAGCGGCGCTATGCCGTGGAGAAAAACGCGACCGAGTGA
- the ugpE gene encoding sn-glycerol-3-phosphate ABC transporter permease UgpE encodes MIENRRGLTLLCHLMLVLGIAVILFPLYVAFVAATLDDQAVFATPMTLVPGRHLWDNLSLIWTQGVGNSTAPFWLLLFNSFLMALGITLGKLSVSILSAFAIVWFRFPLRNLAFWLIFITLMLPVEVRIFPTVDTLGQLGLVDSYAGLTLPLMASATATFLFRQFFLTLPDELLEAARIDGASPLRFFRDIVLPLSRTNLAALFVITFIYGWNQYLWPLLIVSNPDLGTAVAGIRSMLSLGERAPQWNQVMAAMLLTLIPPVTVVLVMQRAFVRGLVDSEK; translated from the coding sequence ATGATCGAGAATCGCCGTGGGCTGACGCTGCTGTGCCACCTCATGCTGGTGCTGGGTATCGCCGTTATCCTCTTTCCGCTCTATGTGGCCTTCGTCGCCGCCACCCTCGACGACCAGGCGGTGTTCGCCACGCCCATGACGCTGGTGCCGGGTCGCCACCTTTGGGACAACCTCAGCCTGATCTGGACCCAGGGCGTCGGCAACAGCACGGCGCCTTTCTGGCTGCTGCTGTTCAACAGCTTCCTGATGGCGCTGGGCATCACCCTGGGCAAGCTCTCGGTGTCCATCCTCTCGGCCTTCGCCATCGTCTGGTTCCGCTTTCCACTGCGCAACCTGGCCTTCTGGCTGATCTTCATCACCCTGATGCTGCCGGTGGAGGTGCGCATCTTTCCCACCGTGGACACCCTCGGCCAATTGGGCCTGGTGGACAGCTACGCCGGCCTGACCCTGCCGCTGATGGCCTCGGCCACCGCCACCTTCCTGTTCCGCCAGTTCTTCCTGACCCTGCCGGACGAATTGCTGGAGGCCGCGCGCATCGACGGCGCCTCGCCCCTGCGCTTCTTTCGCGACATCGTGCTGCCGCTGTCACGGACCAACCTGGCGGCGCTGTTCGTCATCACCTTCATCTACGGCTGGAACCAGTACCTCTGGCCGCTGCTGATCGTCAGCAACCCCGACCTCGGCACGGCCGTGGCGGGCATCCGCAGCATGCTCTCGCTCGGCGAGCGGGCGCCGCAGTGGAATCAGGTGATGGCGGCCATGCTGCTCACCCTGATCCCTCCGGTGACGGTGGTGCTGGTCATGCAACGCGCCTTCGTACGCGGTTTGGTGGATAGCGAAAAGTAA
- a CDS encoding zinc-dependent alcohol dehydrogenase, whose translation MRALTWQAPNRLQVETVPDPEILNPRDAIVRIIMSSVCGSDLHLLGGYVPAMKPGDIIGHEFLGEIVELGSSLRNQGLAVGDRVVTVSIIGCGDCEHCQREDYNCCDNSNPKPEMTELAYGQPCSGIFGYSHAFGGYAGSHATYVRVPYADVNLFKVPDGVSDAQAVFVSDAVPTGYYAADIADIQPGDTVAVWGCGGVGQMAIRSAYLLGAERVIAIDRFSDRLQLAAEKAGAIVLDYETTNVHEALLELTGGRGPDRCIDCVGMEAHGTQLDYAYDKTKQMLRLHTERGSALRQAIRACRKGGTVSVIGVYGGLIDKFPMGAIVNKALTLRSGQQPGQRYVERLFEHIQKGELDPSYLLTHPMSLEESPYGYELFKSKDKNCMRAVFMP comes from the coding sequence ATGCGTGCCCTGACCTGGCAAGCCCCCAACCGTCTGCAGGTGGAAACCGTCCCGGATCCGGAGATCCTCAATCCGCGCGATGCCATCGTGCGCATCATCATGTCCTCGGTGTGCGGCTCGGACCTGCATCTTTTAGGCGGTTATGTCCCGGCGATGAAGCCCGGCGACATCATCGGCCATGAGTTTCTCGGCGAGATCGTCGAGTTGGGCAGTAGCCTGCGCAACCAGGGCCTGGCCGTGGGCGATCGAGTGGTGACCGTCTCCATCATCGGGTGCGGGGACTGCGAGCACTGCCAGCGTGAGGATTACAACTGCTGCGACAACAGCAATCCCAAACCCGAGATGACCGAGCTGGCCTATGGGCAGCCCTGTTCCGGCATCTTTGGCTACAGCCATGCCTTCGGCGGCTATGCCGGCAGCCATGCCACCTACGTGCGGGTGCCCTATGCCGACGTCAACCTGTTCAAGGTGCCCGACGGCGTCAGCGATGCCCAGGCAGTGTTCGTGTCCGATGCCGTGCCCACTGGCTACTACGCCGCCGACATCGCCGACATCCAGCCCGGCGACACCGTGGCGGTCTGGGGCTGCGGTGGCGTCGGCCAGATGGCCATTCGCAGCGCCTACCTGTTGGGCGCGGAGCGGGTCATCGCCATCGACCGCTTCAGCGATCGTCTGCAACTGGCGGCCGAGAAGGCCGGCGCCATCGTCCTCGACTACGAAACCACCAACGTCCACGAAGCCCTGCTGGAGCTGACCGGGGGCCGTGGCCCGGATCGCTGCATCGATTGTGTCGGCATGGAGGCCCATGGCACCCAGCTGGATTACGCCTACGACAAGACCAAGCAGATGCTGCGCCTGCACACCGAACGCGGCTCGGCGCTGCGCCAGGCCATCCGCGCCTGTCGCAAGGGCGGTACGGTATCGGTGATCGGTGTCTATGGTGGCTTGATCGACAAGTTTCCCATGGGCGCCATCGTCAACAAGGCCCTGACCCTGAGGTCCGGCCAGCAGCCGGGGCAGCGCTATGTGGAGCGGTTGTTCGAACACATCCAGAAGGGCGAACTGGATCCCTCCTACCTGCTCACCCATCCGATGAGCCTGGAGGAATCGCCCTACGGCTACGAGCTGTTCAAGTCCAAGGACAAGAACTGCATGAGAGCGGTGTTCATGCCGTAA